From Topomyia yanbarensis strain Yona2022 chromosome 1, ASM3024719v1, whole genome shotgun sequence, one genomic window encodes:
- the LOC131675976 gene encoding uncharacterized protein K02A2.6-like, whose amino-acid sequence MYSAVDKELARLEKLNIITPVDYSEWAAPIVVVRKANGNIRIRGDYSTGQNSALQPHQYPLPLQEDIFAKLANCKIFSQIDLSDAFLQAEIDEQYRHLLTINIHRGLYH is encoded by the coding sequence ATGTATAGCGCAGTCGACAAGGAACTGGCCAGGTTAGAAAAACTCAATATCATCACACCGGTCGATTATTCAGAATGGGCAGCGCCGATCGTCGTAGTCCGCAAAGCAAATGGCAACATCCGAATTCGCGGAGACTATTCAACAGGTCAAAACTCCGCTTTGCAGCCTCATCAGTATCCACTGCCACTCCAGGAAGACATCTTTGCCAAGCTGGCTAACTGCAAAATATTCAGCCAGATTGATCTTTCGGACGCTTTTCTACAGGCGGAAATCGACGAACAGTACCGTCATTTACTGACAATTAACATACACCGTGGTCTTTACCACTAG